CGGCGCCGAAGCAGAACGTATCCGCATCGCTCACCAGTTTGACCCGCTCTTCGCCGTTAACTCCAGCATCGTTGACCCACTCCCACATCAAGTGGAGGCGGTCTATCGGTACCTCCTCCCCTTGCCGAGAATCCGTTTCCTGCTGGCCGACGACACGGGGGCGGGCAAGACGATCATGACTGGGCTCCTGATCAAGGAGTTGCTATTCCGGGGAGTGCTTCAGAAGGTCCTGATCATTGTTCCAGGCGGCCTGACGAAGCAGTGGAAGGAAGAGGAGCTCCAAGAGAAGTTCGGGCTTTACGCACGGCTCGTCAACCGCGCGTCCTTCGAAGCAGAACCGGGCCAGTTCTCCCGGTATGAAGACGGCATCTTCGTCACGTCCATCGATTTCCTGGCCCGTAATGAAGGCTGTCTCAAGGCCGCCTCTGAAACCCAGTGGGACCTCGTGGTGGTCGACGAGGCCCATAAGCTCTCGGCCTACGAGTACGGCACAAAGTTGGAAGAGAGCGAGCGGTACAAGGCGGTGAAGGCGCTCACTCACAAGACCGACCACCTCCTGTTCCTCACGGCGACTCCGCACCGCGGAAGAAAGGACACGTTCCGCCGGCTACTCCTACTTCTCGATGAGGACCTCTTCCAGAAGGACGAGCATGTTGCCGACCGGGTTCGCGAGCAGGCGGCACCGTACGGCGCATCCGGCGAAGCGGACTTCGACACCGAGCGCCCGATCAGCAAGGCGCGGAATCGATTCTTCCTTCGCCGCCTGAAAGAGGAGATGGTTGATTGGGACAACCAAGCGCTCTTCAAGAATCGCCATACGAAGACGACCGGCTACGACTTGACGCCGGAGGAAAAGATCCTCTATGACGAGGTGACAAGCTACGTTCGCTCAAAGCGCAAGGAGGCCAAGGCGAAGAAGAACCGGAACGTCGAGTTGACCCTCATGGTCATGCAGCGCCGTCTGGCCAGCAGCCTCTACGCCATCACGCGGACCCTTGACAATCGACTCCGGGCCCTGAATGAGGTCCTCGCCATACTCAGAGATCCCAGCCGTTCAGCGGCAGAGAAGAAACGGTTGTTCCGGGAGACTCCAGACCCAAGCGATCCGCGGGACATCACGGAATACGAGGACCTCACCGAAGAGGAACGCGAGCGGGTCGACCAGCGGATCTTCCGCCAGGTCCTGACGGACGATCCGAACAAGGTCGAAGAAGAACGCGACGAAGTCGAACGGCTCTTCCGACTGGCCGACAGCCTGAAGCACCACAAAGAGGCGAAGTTTGTCGAGCTTCTCACCGTCTTGGATTCCTCCGATGTGATCCGAGCGGAGGATGAAAAGCTCCTGATCTTTACCGAACACCGCGACACGCTCAACAGCCTTGCCAAGCGCCTCGAGGGAAAGGGGTACACGGTCGCTACGATCCATGGCGGCATGGACGTGGATACGCGCAAACAGGCCCAGCGCACGTTTCGCACGCGGGCCAAGATCATGGTCGCCACCGACGCGGCGGGTGAAGGCATTAACCTTCAGTTCTGTCGCTACCTCATCAATTGGGACATCCCGTGGAATCCCAACAGACTTGAACAGCGGATGGGGCGCATCCACCGGTATGGCCAGGCCGATGACGTGTGGGTCTACAACCTGGTTGCCAGCAATACTCGGGAGGGATCGGTCCTCCAGAAGATCCTCTCGAAACTGGACATCATGCGCGAACAGATGGGGTCTGACCGGGTCTACGACGTGATCGACGAATGGCTGGAGGATGTGCCGCTGGTACGACTGATTGAAAGTGCCATTGATGCGGACGATGAATCAGCGAGTTCCAGAGACACCGACGTTGCCCTGGCGGCGGCATCACGCGAGAGGGCCGAGCAGCTCATGGCTATCCAGAAGAAGATCTCGCTTGCCTCGCGCCTCGATTTGAGATCCGCCCGCGAGCTGCGCGACGCATCGGACGAGCGCCGACTTCAGCCATTGTTTATCCAGCGGTTCTTCGAACGCGCTTGGACGGCAAGTGGGGGCACCGTCCGTAAGGACGATTACTGTCCAGTCTGGCACATCGGCTCTACGCCAACAGCCCTGCTCGAACTCGCCAGGAAGCAGCGACAGGCTCTATCCGAGAACTAGGGTACTCCCTTCGTGTTCGACAAGCAGCTCGTGAGCGTCGCGAGCAAAGTGCGTACCCCTGAGCGCACGAAGCTCATGGGACCCGGGCACCCGCTGTTCGATACCCTAATCGAGTGGGCGATTCGTGAGGCGCGTCAAGCCTTTGCCAAAGGGGCAACCCTCGTGGACCCCAATATCGCCAAGCCACAGCGAGTCTGGCTCGTCCGTTCAACAATTGAGGATGGACGTCGGCAATGGCGTCAGGATCGTCGTAAGCCACCGGCCCATAAGCGGCTGGCCATAGTGGTTCACGACCATATGGGTCTTCGCACAACCTCACCGTCGTACTTGCTCAACTGTACGGCTCCGGAGGCTGCCATCCCGGTTCCCGATGTGGTATCGAAGTCCGCCGAGGAGATTCAGGCATGGGCCTACGAGCAGATCACCGAGCGGCAGCTCGACCAGGTGACAACTATCCGCACTGAGGAGTGCGACCTGCGCCGGGAATACCTGAACACGGCCTTTACGGATCTTATCCTCGACCTGCAGGGAGAACTGAACGACCTTCAGCAGGCACTACTGTACGGCGACGATGATGCTCAGGAACGTGAGCGACTTCAACGGCGAGTTGAAGATCTGAAGGCTCGGAAGGTGGAACGGCTCAAGGAGTTGGAGCTTATGATGAAGTTGACCGCCAACCTCCCCGATCTTCTGACGGAGGCTGTGATCGCCCCGGTTCCTGTGGCGACGGTGGAAAGCGAGGAGGAGGCGCCGGCGAAAGGCTTCCCGATGCGCCGCGACGACGAAGTCGAGGCCATCGCGATGGATGTGGCTATGCGCTACGAGCGCAGTCGTGGATGGACGCCCACAGACGTGAGCCGGGATGGAGAGCACTACGACGTTCGATCCGAGGGGCCGGGTGGCGAGAAACGGTTCATCGAGGTCAAAGGCCGAGCCCAGTCGGGCGCTATCATCCTGACGGGTCCAGAATTGGACAAGTTGGGTCAGCTCGGCGAGCGGGCTTGGCTCTACGTCATTACCTTCTGCAAGGGTGAGCGGCCGCGGTTACGGATTATCCAAGACCCAATTTCGAAGCTCACCCCGGAGATGCTGTACCGACAGATCCAGTACCTCATTGAAGAGAACGACTGGGCGGGACAGGGGGTTGAAGTCGCACCGGACGGATGGTCGGAATGATCGAAGGATTCCTGGCCCGTGATGAGGGTAAGACGCTGGAGTTCAAGGAGAACTGCCGCCCGCTTCAGGGTATCGTGCGGACTGCCGTCGCCTTTGCCAACACTGCGGGTGGTACTATTGTCATCGGCGTGAAGGACAAAACGAAAGAGGTGATCGGCATCGCTGATCCTCTGCTGAACGAGGAGCGGCTGGCCAATGCTTTTGCTGATGGCATCCGCCCGCTGCTGGTTCCCGACATCCAAATCCACGCCTGGCGAAAGCGGCAACTGCTTGTTGTGACGGTGCCGCATGCTGTAGGACCGTTTTACGTCCGCTCCGAAGGGTCTGAAGCCGGTGTCTATATCCGGCTCGGATCGACCAACCGCCCGGCGGGACCGGAATTGCTCGCAGAACTCCAACGCCTGGCCCGAAACACGTTCTTTGACGAGCAGCCCTGCTCGGAAACGAACTCGGATGATATTGACGTCCGAGTAGCGTCCGAGTTCTTCGCAGCCGTCTCTAGACCGCTAAGCCCGGCAAAACAGCGGTCCCTGGGGCTGCTGGTGGGACAAGGTACGCGAGCAGTGCCGAGCATCGGAGCCGTACTCCTCTTCGGCAAGACGCGGGGGCGCCTGTTCCCCTCGGCTACGATACGTTGCGCGCGATTCCTCGGGAAGGACACAGCCAAGTTCCTGGATCAAACCGAGATTGATGAGTATCTGCCGAAGTCCGTGGACAGCGCGGTAGCGTTCATCGAGCGCCACACGCGGCAGGGCATCGAGATTGGGCGCGTTCGACGGCGCGACGTGCCGGAGTACCCGGTCGAGGCGGTGCGCGAGGCGATCATCAATGCTATCGTCCACGCCGACTACAGCATTGGCGGGGCCGGTACGAAGATCGCCATCTTCGACGACCGGATCGAGATCACGAACCCTGGCTTGCTCCCGTTTGGACTGACGCTGGAGGCCGCTCTGGCAGGTGTCTCACGCCTCCGCAACCGCGTGATTGGCCGAACGTTCCGCGAACTGGGACTCATCGAGCAGTGGGGCTCAGGTCTCGGCCGGATCACGGCCGCCTGCGCAAACGCCGGCCAGCCTGCCCCGCGATTCGAGGAACTGGGCACCAACTTCAGGGTGACACTGTTCGGGGAGCGCGTGAAGGCTCCAGCGCAGCCGGAGTGGCAATCCGCGCTGCTGACGTATCTGGCCAAGGAAGGCCGTACCACGACGCGGGACGCTGCAACACTGTGGGAGATATCGACGCGTAACGCCCGCGGCCGATTACTCGCCTTGGTGAAGAGCGGGCTGCTCGTCGAAGTCGGGCGCGGGCCTACGGATCCCTATCGCGTGTACGTCCTGAAGGAAACGCACGATGGCTGATGCGGCCCGTTTCCGCTGGAGCGCCTGGCTGTGGGCGGCCGGACAAGCTCTGAAACGAGCTCTGATGGGAAGGCCATCAGAGCTGCATCAGAGCTCGTCGTTCAAGGAGCGAAGAACATGAACGGTGCCGGATTCAGGTGGGACGATGGCCTCGTGGGAGCGGCCAGACGTATCGCGGAGTTGAACCACACGCCGATGCGGGTCCTGGCTGGCCCTGGGACGGGAAAGACCTTTGCGCTGATGAGGCGTGTCACGCGCCTTCTCCAAGACGGGGCAACTGCAAATCGGATGCTGGTCTGCACTTTCACTCGAACGGCTGCCCGGGACCTCCAAGGAGAGCTGGCACGGTTGAACGTGGATGGAGCGGACGAGGTTCAGGCCGGAACACTACACTCTTTCTGCTTCGGCCTGCTGAGACGGGAAGAGGTCCTGGAGGCCACAGCCCGCGTGCCTCGGCCCCTACTTGGAGGAGATGAGAAGTATGAGGTGCGATTTCTGTTGGAGGACCTGCGGGGTGAAGGATTTACCGGCGTAGAGGGTTGTAAGGGTCGTCTACGTGCTTTCAATGCGGCATGGGCGCGACTGCAATCCGACAACCCAGGATGGCCGCAGGATAGCGCGGACAAGTCATTTCATGGAGAGCTCCTCGGGTGGCTGCGCTTCCACGAAGCGATGCT
The window above is part of the Candidatus Methylomirabilota bacterium genome. Proteins encoded here:
- a CDS encoding putative DNA binding domain-containing protein; translation: MIEGFLARDEGKTLEFKENCRPLQGIVRTAVAFANTAGGTIVIGVKDKTKEVIGIADPLLNEERLANAFADGIRPLLVPDIQIHAWRKRQLLVVTVPHAVGPFYVRSEGSEAGVYIRLGSTNRPAGPELLAELQRLARNTFFDEQPCSETNSDDIDVRVASEFFAAVSRPLSPAKQRSLGLLVGQGTRAVPSIGAVLLFGKTRGRLFPSATIRCARFLGKDTAKFLDQTEIDEYLPKSVDSAVAFIERHTRQGIEIGRVRRRDVPEYPVEAVREAIINAIVHADYSIGGAGTKIAIFDDRIEITNPGLLPFGLTLEAALAGVSRLRNRVIGRTFRELGLIEQWGSGLGRITAACANAGQPAPRFEELGTNFRVTLFGERVKAPAQPEWQSALLTYLAKEGRTTTRDAATLWEISTRNARGRLLALVKSGLLVEVGRGPTDPYRVYVLKETHDG
- a CDS encoding DEAD/DEAH box helicase encodes the protein MDKDFAPGDVVAGLDASELVEIQRVAPFGGKTLLEGVGLQSRRLVKRPLATEELAALVKVRGGQHTFNGDARLFLLGAEAERIRIAHQFDPLFAVNSSIVDPLPHQVEAVYRYLLPLPRIRFLLADDTGAGKTIMTGLLIKELLFRGVLQKVLIIVPGGLTKQWKEEELQEKFGLYARLVNRASFEAEPGQFSRYEDGIFVTSIDFLARNEGCLKAASETQWDLVVVDEAHKLSAYEYGTKLEESERYKAVKALTHKTDHLLFLTATPHRGRKDTFRRLLLLLDEDLFQKDEHVADRVREQAAPYGASGEADFDTERPISKARNRFFLRRLKEEMVDWDNQALFKNRHTKTTGYDLTPEEKILYDEVTSYVRSKRKEAKAKKNRNVELTLMVMQRRLASSLYAITRTLDNRLRALNEVLAILRDPSRSAAEKKRLFRETPDPSDPRDITEYEDLTEEERERVDQRIFRQVLTDDPNKVEEERDEVERLFRLADSLKHHKEAKFVELLTVLDSSDVIRAEDEKLLIFTEHRDTLNSLAKRLEGKGYTVATIHGGMDVDTRKQAQRTFRTRAKIMVATDAAGEGINLQFCRYLINWDIPWNPNRLEQRMGRIHRYGQADDVWVYNLVASNTREGSVLQKILSKLDIMREQMGSDRVYDVIDEWLEDVPLVRLIESAIDADDESASSRDTDVALAAASRERAEQLMAIQKKISLASRLDLRSARELRDASDERRLQPLFIQRFFERAWTASGGTVRKDDYCPVWHIGSTPTALLELARKQRQALSEN
- a CDS encoding DUF3883 domain-containing protein gives rise to the protein MFDKQLVSVASKVRTPERTKLMGPGHPLFDTLIEWAIREARQAFAKGATLVDPNIAKPQRVWLVRSTIEDGRRQWRQDRRKPPAHKRLAIVVHDHMGLRTTSPSYLLNCTAPEAAIPVPDVVSKSAEEIQAWAYEQITERQLDQVTTIRTEECDLRREYLNTAFTDLILDLQGELNDLQQALLYGDDDAQERERLQRRVEDLKARKVERLKELELMMKLTANLPDLLTEAVIAPVPVATVESEEEAPAKGFPMRRDDEVEAIAMDVAMRYERSRGWTPTDVSRDGEHYDVRSEGPGGEKRFIEVKGRAQSGAIILTGPELDKLGQLGERAWLYVITFCKGERPRLRIIQDPISKLTPEMLYRQIQYLIEENDWAGQGVEVAPDGWSE